A DNA window from Falco peregrinus isolate bFalPer1 chromosome 8, bFalPer1.pri, whole genome shotgun sequence contains the following coding sequences:
- the LOC129784973 gene encoding helix-loop-helix protein 13-like, with protein MEELCYSFEQEGSTPEFLFWEQADPSAQLDDFLAEWCRPPEPPWPRAPAAAGAEVDSSPAPPAPAAPPPPAPPRPRHAANLRERRRMLSINSAFDQLRCHVPTFPYEKRLSKIDTLRLAIAYIALLGEILLSGCDPKSYVEQCLRNGLQSQQRATWNTSDLTARLSWVKWD; from the exons ATGGAAGAACTTTGTTACAGCTTCGAGCAGGAAGGCTCCACTCCCGAATTCCTCTTCTGGGAGCAGGCGGATCCCAGCGCCCAGCTGGATGACTTCCTAGCCGAGTGGTGCCGGCCGCCGGAGCCGCCCTGGCCGCGGGCGCCCGCGGCGGCCGGTGCTGAAGTGGACAGctcccccgcgccgcccgcgcccgccgccccgccgccccccgcgcccccccggccccgccacgCCGCCAACCTCCGcgagaggaggaggatgctcagcATCAACTCGGCCTTCGACCAGCTCAGGTGCCACGTCCCCACCTTCCCGTACGAGAAACGCCTCTCCAAGATCGACACGCTCCGGCTGGCCATCGCCTACATCGCGCTCCTGGGCGAGATCCTCCTCTCCGGGTGCGATCCCAAATCCTACGTGGAGCAGTGCCTGAGGAACGGATTGCAGAGCCAACAGCGGGCAACCTGGAATACAAGCG ATCTGACAGCCCGCCTGTCTTGGGTAAAGTGGGATTAA